A single window of Nicotiana tomentosiformis chromosome 1, ASM39032v3, whole genome shotgun sequence DNA harbors:
- the LOC138908846 gene encoding uncharacterized protein: MYVDDMLITSNNLQLITGNNLQLIESTKQKLHQTFKGLGGAKPMKTPFEYNQKLIVKELDDITCTLSKFVQQPKSSHWEAALRIVRYVKKEPDMGVMMSSEKSNTLSAY, from the exons atgtatgttgatgacatgttgatcaCTAGTAATAATCTTCAGTTGATCACTGGTAATAATCTTCAGTTGATTGAAAGCACAAAGCAGAAGTTGCACCAAACCTTCAAG GGACTAGGTGGAGCAAAGCCAATGAAAACTCCATTTGAATACAATCAGAAACTTATAGTAAAAGAGCTTGATGATATCACATGT ACATTGAGCAAATTTGTGCAGCAGCCTAAGAGCAGTCACTGGGAGGCAGCCTTGAGAATTGTAAGGTATGTCAAAAAGGAACCAGACATGGGTGTAATGATGAGCAGTGAGAAGAGCAACACATTGAGTGCATATTGA
- the LOC104118902 gene encoding uncharacterized protein At4g13230-like has translation MASMSLTPTLTKLQNARAIIGHTSLSSRVFLGAPPRPLQTDKRHLAIAIKEEARSAAEKGADAAKQGADAAKKAGQEAKNETANVVDEAMRKTKVMGDKVADAAQDIAGKAKETTQEAWGSVKDTTQKMKDTVMGKVEESKEAIKDNANRNMNAKN, from the exons ATGGCAAGCATGTCTCTAACACCTACTCTTACAAAGCTCCAAAATGCTAGAGCTATTATTGGTCATACCTCTTTGAGCTCTAGAGTTTTTCTTGGTGCACCACCCAGACCTCTTCAG ACAGATAAACGCCATCTAGCGATAGCAATTAAAGAAGAGGCTCGTAGCGCAGCTGAAAAAGGAGCTGATGCAGCGAAACAAGGCGCTGATGCGGCCAAAAAGGCCGGCCAAGAAGCCAAAAACGAGACTGCCAATGTTGTTGATGag GCTATGCGGAAGACGAAGGTAATGGGAGATAAGGTGGCGGACGCAGCACAGGACATTGCTGGAAAAGCAAAAGAAACAACACAAGAGGCGTGGGGATCAGTTAAGGACACCACACAGAAAATGAAAGATACAGTGATGGGAAAGGTCGAAGAATCCAAAGAGGCTATCAAAGATAATGCCAACCGCAACATGAACGCTAAGAATTAA
- the LOC104118903 gene encoding uncharacterized protein, with protein MMSTTSGTSNINVSSTSSESTFSTVEPSYPLYLYPSDFPRTVIVATTFNGLGYGSWRRGMLIGLSCKNKLGLINGMIPKPSADFPFYEPWCRCNDMVIAWILNSLDMKIRKTVMYTESAEKLWKEIEQRYGKPN; from the coding sequence ATGATGAGTACTACTAGCGGTACTTCGAATATAAATGTATCATCTACATCATCTGAGTCCACTTTTTCTACTGTGGAACCTTCGTACCCACTCTATCTGTATCCATCCGATTTTCCTAGAACTGTTATTGTTGCTACTACCTTCAATGGTTTGGGTTATGGGAGTTGGCGTAGAGGAATGCTGATAGGTCTCTCGTGTAAAAACAAGCTAGGATTGATTAATGGAATGATTCCTAAACCTAGTGCAGATTTCCCTTTCTATGAGCCTTGGTGTCGATGTAATGATATGGTTATTGCTTGGATTCTGAATAGTTTGGACATGAAAATTAGAAAGACTGTTATGTACACAGAATCAGCTGAAAAATTATGGAAGGAAATAGAGCAGCGTTATGGAAAGCCAAATTGA